The Tessaracoccus aquimaris sequence CTCGAGCCCGCAGGCCCCGGCCATGGCGCGCTGGACCGCGACCTCGAGATCCACCGCCTCTCCTCCCGGCTGTCGGTGCTGCGCCGCTTCGGCCTCGACGTCTGCCTCGGCCGGATGGTGCCATCCGACGGTGAGGCGCCCGTCTACGTCGGCCGCATCGGGCTCACCGACGCCGAAGGCGAGCCCCTGCTGATCGACTGGCGCGCCCCCGCTGCCGAGCCGTTCTTCGCCGCCACGCACGCCGACCCGATGGGACTCTCCAGCCGGAGGCGCTACCGCTGGGCCGACGGGCGGATCGTCGACTACTGGGACGAGGTGTTCACCGGCGACCCGGACTCCCCCGCCGCCCTCGACGACCAGTCGGCCTTCATCGCCAGCCTCGGCGCGACCCGTACGGAACGGATGCGCGACGTGCTCGCCACGATCGCGTCGGACCAGGACGCCATCATCCGCTCCGACGCCGACGGCGCGCTGGTCGTCGACGGCGGCCCAGGCACCGGCAAGACGGTCGTGGCGCTGCACCGCGCCGCCTACCTGCTGTACGAGGACCCGAGGCTCGGGAGCCGCGGTGGGGTGCTCGTGGTCGGGCCGCATCGGCCCTATCTGCGATACGTCGCCGACGTGCTGCCGAACCTCGGCGAGGACGGCGTGGCGATCGCGACCCTGGCAGACCTCGTCCCCGAGGGAGCCGACGCGGCGCAGGAACCCGACGCCGAAGTGGCCCGCCTCAAGTCGGACGCACGCCTGCTGGGCGCGGTCGAGGCCGCCGTCGCGTTCTACGAGGAGCCACCGAGCGACGAACTGACCGTCGAGACACCGTGGGCGGAGGTCGAGGTGGACGCCTCCGACTGGGCCGAGGCATTCTCCTCGCCCGACCCTGGCACCCCGCACAACGAGGCCCAGGTGGAGGTGTGGGAGGCGCTGCTGGACGTCCTCGTCGACAAGCACGGCGTCGACGACGACCTGGATGCGTCGGACGTGCGCGCCGCCCTGGCCACCGACCCGGACCTGCGGGTCGCCCTGCGACGCGGCTGGCCGATCCTCGAGCCCGCCGACCTCGTCTCCGATCTGTGGTCCGTGCCCGCCTATCTGCGCCGCTGCGCCCCCTGGCTGACGTCCGAGGAACGCGCTCACCTGCGCCGCGCCGAGGGCTCGCCCTGGACGGCGGAGGATCTGCCGATGCTCGACGCGATGCGGCGGCGCCTGGGCGACCCGGGGGCGCCGGAGATCCGGCACCGCAAGGCGGCCGCGTTGGCGGAGAGCAGGGCCTTCATGGACGAGGTGGTCGCCGACCTGCTGGAGGCCAACGACGATCCCGAGTCGCCTCTTCCGTTGCTGAACCGCGACAGCATCCGGGAGGCCCTCGTCGACGAGGACGTCGCCCCGGGCGTCGACCTCGACCCGCTCGCGGGGCCGTTCGGTCACGTCATCATCGACGAGGCGCAGGAGTTGACCGACGCCCAGTGGCAGATGGTGCTCGCGCGGTGCCCCTCGCGCAGCGTCACGGTGGTCGGCGACCGTGCGCAGGCCCGCCGCGGCTTCCCCGAGAGTTGGGATGAGCGGCTGCGGAGGGTCGGGTTCGGCTCGGTCACCG is a genomic window containing:
- the helR gene encoding RNA polymerase recycling motor ATPase HelR; the protein is MSVFNLPSSKAAKAAGTHLDRDEAHLTLVAGLLDGQVRATKARLADLRLEPAGPGHGALDRDLEIHRLSSRLSVLRRFGLDVCLGRMVPSDGEAPVYVGRIGLTDAEGEPLLIDWRAPAAEPFFAATHADPMGLSSRRRYRWADGRIVDYWDEVFTGDPDSPAALDDQSAFIASLGATRTERMRDVLATIASDQDAIIRSDADGALVVDGGPGTGKTVVALHRAAYLLYEDPRLGSRGGVLVVGPHRPYLRYVADVLPNLGEDGVAIATLADLVPEGADAAQEPDAEVARLKSDARLLGAVEAAVAFYEEPPSDELTVETPWAEVEVDASDWAEAFSSPDPGTPHNEAQVEVWEALLDVLVDKHGVDDDLDASDVRAALATDPDLRVALRRGWPILEPADLVSDLWSVPAYLRRCAPWLTSEERAHLRRAEGSPWTAEDLPMLDAMRRRLGDPGAPEIRHRKAAALAESRAFMDEVVADLLEANDDPESPLPLLNRDSIREALVDEDVAPGVDLDPLAGPFGHVIIDEAQELTDAQWQMVLARCPSRSVTVVGDRAQARRGFPESWDERLRRVGFGSVTERRLNLNYRTPRQVMEAAEPVIRAVLPDANVPDSVREGLPVRGGDADRVSDVVAEWLAGHEDGVAVVVGDPGFPPSERVSVLAPELTKGLEFDLVVLVRPQSFGTGVQGAVDRYVAMTRATGDLVILE